Proteins encoded by one window of Mycolicibacterium sp. TY81:
- a CDS encoding IS256 family transposase, with product MLTVVHDADSSNEDAGSSRSLLDEIVRDGARQMLAAALRAEVAAYIEAHAGELDENGHRLVVRNGYHREREVLTAAGAVSVTAPRVNDKRVDPDTGERQRFSSAILPAWVRKSPQMTEVLPLLYLHGLSTSDFGPALEQFLGSGAGLSATTITRLTTQWQDEAKAFEARDLSGTDYVYLWVDGIHLKVRLEQEKLCLLVMIGVRADGRKELVALTDGYRESAESWADLLRSCRRRGMTAPVLAVGDGALGFWKAVREVFPATGEQRCWFHKQANVLACLPKSAHPGAIAAMREIYNAEDIDHAQVAIKAFEVDYGAKYPKAVAKIVDDADVLLEFYKYPAEHWVHLRTTNPIESTFATVRLRTKVTKGPGSRVAGMAMAYKLIDAAQARWRAVNAPHLVALVRAGAIFHKGKLLERPTDITPSADSAPTESTGTEVA from the coding sequence ATGCTCACGGTAGTTCACGATGCGGATTCATCCAACGAGGATGCTGGCTCGTCGCGGTCGTTGCTCGATGAGATTGTCCGCGACGGTGCCCGCCAGATGCTGGCCGCAGCGTTGCGGGCTGAGGTCGCCGCCTACATCGAGGCTCATGCCGGTGAGCTTGATGAGAACGGGCACCGGCTGGTGGTGCGCAATGGCTATCACCGCGAGCGCGAGGTGCTCACCGCGGCGGGCGCGGTGAGTGTGACCGCGCCGCGGGTCAATGACAAACGTGTTGACCCGGACACTGGTGAGCGGCAACGGTTTTCCTCGGCGATCCTGCCGGCGTGGGTGCGCAAGTCGCCGCAGATGACCGAGGTGTTGCCGTTGCTGTATCTGCATGGCTTGTCGACCAGTGATTTCGGTCCGGCGTTGGAGCAGTTCCTGGGCTCGGGTGCCGGCTTGTCGGCCACGACGATCACCCGACTCACCACGCAGTGGCAGGACGAGGCCAAGGCCTTCGAGGCCCGTGATCTGTCGGGCACCGACTACGTCTACCTGTGGGTCGACGGCATCCATCTCAAGGTGCGCCTGGAGCAGGAGAAGCTCTGTTTGCTGGTGATGATCGGTGTGCGCGCTGACGGCCGCAAGGAGCTGGTCGCGCTCACCGACGGGTACCGGGAGTCGGCCGAGTCGTGGGCTGATCTGTTGCGGTCGTGCCGACGTCGCGGGATGACCGCACCGGTGCTGGCCGTCGGCGATGGGGCCCTGGGGTTCTGGAAGGCCGTGCGTGAGGTGTTCCCGGCCACCGGCGAGCAGCGGTGCTGGTTTCACAAGCAGGCCAATGTTCTTGCCTGCCTGCCAAAGTCGGCTCATCCGGGGGCGATCGCGGCGATGCGGGAGATCTACAACGCCGAGGATATCGACCACGCGCAGGTGGCGATCAAGGCGTTCGAGGTGGACTACGGCGCCAAGTACCCCAAGGCGGTCGCCAAGATCGTCGATGACGCCGATGTGCTGCTGGAGTTCTATAAGTACCCGGCCGAGCACTGGGTCCATCTGCGCACTACCAACCCGATCGAATCAACGTTTGCCACGGTACGTTTGAGGACCAAGGTGACCAAGGGGCCGGGTTCACGCGTCGCCGGAATGGCCATGGCTTACAAGCTGATCGACGCCGCGCAAGCCCGCTGGCGAGCCGTCAACGCACCGCACCTGGTCGCTCTGGTCCGGGCCGGCGCGATCTTCCACAAAGGCAAACTGCTCGAGCGACCCACCGACATCACCCCGTCGGCGGACTCGGCACCGACCGAATCAACTGGAACGGAGGTCGCCTGA
- a CDS encoding SHOCT domain-containing protein, with translation METTRLTYIGPPAHASALAQELENLGLAVKYRPPIEAKDLATALAAVSVLLAATGPVSNVVSGVQRFLKRFPGTRVEGLPVDQSPLDVQERLARIDELKASGTITADEHAEQRARILREL, from the coding sequence GTGGAGACTACTCGGCTTACCTATATCGGACCGCCTGCCCACGCTAGCGCGCTCGCGCAAGAGCTCGAAAATCTGGGTCTTGCGGTGAAGTACCGTCCACCGATCGAGGCGAAAGACCTAGCGACAGCGTTGGCCGCCGTTTCGGTGCTCTTGGCTGCTACCGGTCCCGTATCGAACGTCGTCTCCGGCGTTCAGAGGTTTTTGAAGCGTTTTCCTGGCACGCGCGTTGAAGGGCTCCCGGTAGACCAGAGCCCGCTTGATGTCCAGGAGCGGCTTGCGCGCATCGACGAATTGAAAGCCTCCGGGACGATCACCGCCGATGAGCACGCCGAACAGCGTGCCCGCATTCTCCGCGAGCTCTAG
- a CDS encoding integrase, producing the protein MSNNAAVDPRSLALNGDPYVEHITARLLDFFADSTPWQRRLWDTGLVMALRELDEAAYWNDRHVLSGAAIGYLAGDLERQAGQDRGVGAKEVRTHLRAALKSGTAYGSRHHRTLVRLIDLVQTDYIRRWATSFETASAPSPERLARAVASHLLDCGYSMSYLHRWVNGHIGSANTLGDLLDSAAELATQPRRTFEVIVPFEAIPQAEQLAHRLDEWISPQQLSEWLSVHADGRVVRQSGGFRYSIEAKDPYSAAGVAESTVDRLRARASYIRKTGRGRRIPQAAGSIWVRDHANNLCLEVRRRNEASRGAFVLSLQTEGRVYDAGQPTPLDDALELAAPLNNGAPGPAISGGWAAIEALLVAPGDPLDSKERGVVAAQRMAALVACSWPRSELTALSHRHSPATPDRLSHDLAKAETNLERAQLVADALSGQRYLELSSGSDRAAQQRMIKLLQEPRNTLNDVARHVTSAMRRLYRQRNLLMHGGSTGSIALSSTLRTSAPLVGAGLDRLTHAALTDNVAPLDLATRAEVNLKLVGGPDGSHLVRLLE; encoded by the coding sequence GTGAGCAACAATGCGGCGGTCGACCCGCGCAGCCTGGCCTTGAACGGGGACCCCTACGTTGAGCACATCACGGCTCGTCTACTCGACTTCTTTGCAGATTCCACGCCGTGGCAGCGCCGACTCTGGGACACCGGACTCGTCATGGCTCTGCGCGAACTGGATGAAGCGGCGTACTGGAACGACCGCCATGTGCTATCTGGCGCTGCCATTGGATACTTAGCTGGTGATCTTGAGCGTCAGGCTGGGCAAGATCGCGGCGTAGGAGCTAAGGAAGTCCGTACGCATCTCCGGGCGGCCTTGAAATCTGGGACGGCTTACGGCTCGCGTCATCACCGCACCCTGGTCCGACTGATCGATCTCGTTCAGACCGACTACATCAGACGTTGGGCCACGTCATTTGAGACGGCCTCTGCGCCGTCGCCAGAACGTCTGGCCCGGGCCGTCGCCTCCCACCTGCTCGACTGCGGCTACAGCATGTCGTATCTGCACCGTTGGGTTAATGGACACATTGGCTCGGCGAATACCCTTGGTGACCTTCTCGATTCGGCCGCAGAGTTGGCCACACAACCACGCCGTACCTTTGAAGTGATCGTTCCATTTGAAGCGATTCCACAAGCTGAGCAGCTCGCACATCGACTCGACGAATGGATATCGCCGCAACAACTTTCTGAGTGGCTGTCTGTCCACGCCGACGGTCGAGTGGTCCGGCAAAGCGGGGGATTTCGCTACAGCATCGAAGCCAAGGACCCCTACTCGGCTGCCGGCGTAGCGGAAAGCACCGTTGACCGACTTCGTGCGCGAGCAAGCTACATCCGGAAAACTGGCCGTGGGCGCCGGATTCCACAGGCAGCAGGATCTATCTGGGTTCGCGACCATGCCAACAATCTGTGCCTGGAAGTTCGCCGACGCAACGAAGCGAGCCGCGGGGCGTTCGTGCTATCCCTGCAGACCGAAGGACGCGTGTACGACGCGGGTCAACCCACGCCACTCGACGACGCGCTCGAACTCGCCGCACCCCTTAATAACGGTGCGCCGGGACCAGCAATATCCGGTGGCTGGGCTGCAATCGAAGCGCTGCTTGTGGCACCTGGCGACCCTCTGGACTCAAAAGAGCGCGGTGTGGTTGCAGCGCAGCGAATGGCTGCGCTGGTTGCGTGCTCATGGCCACGCTCGGAACTCACTGCCCTATCTCACCGACACAGCCCCGCCACGCCTGATCGACTTAGCCACGACTTGGCGAAAGCGGAAACCAACTTGGAGCGCGCGCAGCTCGTGGCGGACGCCCTCTCTGGACAGCGGTACCTAGAACTGTCGAGTGGGTCCGACCGTGCTGCGCAACAGCGCATGATCAAACTTCTCCAAGAGCCACGCAATACACTCAATGACGTAGCTCGACACGTGACAAGCGCTATGCGGCGCCTGTACCGCCAACGCAACTTACTCATGCATGGCGGCTCCACGGGATCGATCGCTCTAAGTTCCACTTTGCGAACCAGCGCGCCATTGGTTGGGGCCGGTCTCGACCGTCTGACTCACGCCGCCCTCACCGACAACGTCGCCCCGCTCGACCTTGCGACCCGCGCTGAAGTAAATCTCAAACTTGTTGGCGGACCTGACGGATCACACCTCGTGCGTTTGCTCGAATGA
- a CDS encoding recombinase family protein — protein MAVILGYARVSTIGQDLETQLATLAAAGVDADRIYTDKLSGAANTARPGLAALLDYAREGDTVVVTAIDRLGRSAAEVTRTIADLGQRRILLRAIREGIDTNTPTGRAVAGIMATLAELELELGKERRAASRESRRARQLPATKPHKLSVERQEQLRRLAATGEPVSDLAAAFGIGRATAYRYIAQNAT, from the coding sequence ATGGCAGTGATCTTGGGTTATGCCCGCGTCAGCACCATCGGCCAGGATCTCGAAACGCAACTGGCCACCTTGGCGGCCGCCGGCGTCGACGCCGACCGGATCTACACCGACAAACTCTCCGGCGCCGCCAACACCGCACGTCCCGGCCTGGCCGCGCTCCTGGACTACGCCCGCGAGGGCGACACCGTCGTGGTCACCGCGATCGACCGACTCGGCCGCTCAGCTGCCGAAGTCACCCGGACCATCGCCGATCTTGGACAGCGCCGAATCCTGTTGCGCGCCATACGCGAAGGCATCGACACCAACACCCCGACAGGCCGTGCCGTCGCCGGCATCATGGCCACCCTCGCTGAGCTCGAGCTCGAGCTAGGGAAAGAACGGCGCGCCGCATCGCGCGAGTCCCGCCGCGCCCGCCAGTTGCCGGCCACCAAGCCCCACAAGCTCAGCGTCGAACGCCAAGAACAACTACGCCGCCTGGCCGCCACCGGCGAACCGGTCAGCGACCTCGCCGCCGCCTTCGGCATCGGCCGCGCCACGGCGTATCGCTATATCGCCCAGAACGCGACGTAG